From one Triticum urartu cultivar G1812 chromosome 3, Tu2.1, whole genome shotgun sequence genomic stretch:
- the LOC125544286 gene encoding malate dehydrogenase 1, mitochondrial-like translates to MRPSVMRSAAQLLRRRNYSSASGQQARKVAILGAAGGIGQPLSLLMKLNPLVSSLSLYDIAATPGVAADVSHINSPALVKGFMADDQLAEALDGADLVIIPAGVPRKPGMTRDDLFNINAGIVKNLCTAIAKYCPNALVNMISNPVNSTVPIAAEVFKKAGTYDEKRLFGVTTLDVVRARTFYAGKANVDVNTVDVPVVGGHAGITILPLFSQATPSTNALSAEEIKALTKRTQEGGTEVVEAKAGKGSATLSMAYAGAVFGDACLKGLNGVPDIVECSYVQSTVTELPFFASKVRLGKNGVEEVLGLGQLTQFEKDGLEALKGELKSSIEKGVAFANAS, encoded by the exons ATGAGGCCCTCGGTGATGAGATCCGCCGCCcagctcctccgccgccgcaaCTACTCCTCCGCGTCCGGGCAGCAGGCGCGGAAGGTGGCCATCCTCGGCGCGGCCGGCGGCATCGGGCAGCCGCTGTCTCTCCTCATGAAGCTGAACCCCCTCgtctcctccctctccctctacGATATCGCGGCCACCCCGGGCGTCGCTGCCGACGTTTCCCACATCAACTCCCCTGCCCTG GTGAAGGGTTTCATGGCGGATGATCAGCTCGCGGAGGCGTTGGATGGGGCCGACCTGGTGATCATCCCGGCCGGCGTCCCGAGGAAGCCCGGCATGACCAGGGACGACCTCTTCAACATTAACGCCGGCATCGTTAAGAACCTCTGCACCGCCATCGCCAAGTACTGCCCGAAT GCTCTTGTCAACATGATCAGCAACCCTGTGAATTCAACCGTTCCGATTGCTGCTGAAGTTTTCAAGAAGGCTGGAACCTATGATGAGAAGAGATTGTTTGGTGTGACCACTCTTGATGTTGTTCGTGCCAGGACTTTCTATGCTGGGAAGGCTAATGTAGATGTTAATA CTGTGGACGTTCCTGTTGTTGGTGGTCATGCTGGTATTACCATCTTGCCACTGTTCTCACAG GCAACTCCTTCAACTAATGCATTGTCTGCTGAAGAAATCAAGGCTCTCACCAAGAGGACACAGGAGGGTGGCACAGAAGTCGTTGAGGCAAAGGCTGGAAAGGGATCTGCAACCTTGTCCATGGC GTATGCTGGTGCAGTTTTTGGAGATGCATGCTTGAAGGGTCTGAACGGAGTTCCTGACATTGTTGAATGCTCCTACGTGCAATCAACTGTGACCGAGCTGCCATTCTTTGCTTCCAAG GTGAGGCTTGGGAAGAATGGAGTCGAGGAAGTGCTCGGGTTGGGTCAGCTGACGCAGTTTGAGAAGGATGGGTTGGAAGCTCTCAAGGGCGAGCTCAAATCTTCAATTGAGAAGGGTGTCGCGTTCGCAAATGCAAGTTAG